In one Candidatus Eisenbacteria bacterium genomic region, the following are encoded:
- a CDS encoding helix-turn-helix transcriptional regulator, whose protein sequence is MNKLFVHLTPRGRLGYCSRVPRTTAPALYRQIGDRIAAKRRERRPLMSQQGLATAAGVSRATIVNIERGRHRVQLHVLYDIARALGAGVQDLLPRLSASAPPPLPQDILTKLKPDEVASVGRLLEDTHGGQHGEQ, encoded by the coding sequence ATGAACAAACTGTTTGTTCACTTGACACCCAGAGGTCGATTGGGATACTGTTCACGCGTGCCAAGAACAACCGCCCCAGCACTCTACCGACAGATCGGCGATCGGATCGCTGCGAAGCGGCGCGAGCGCCGTCCGCTGATGAGCCAACAAGGACTCGCAACCGCGGCAGGCGTGTCGCGAGCGACCATCGTGAACATCGAGCGCGGGCGCCACCGAGTGCAGCTCCACGTTCTCTACGACATCGCCCGCGCACTCGGGGCAGGCGTCCAGGATCTACTCCCGAGGCTCTCCGCCTCGGCGCCGCCGCCGCTTCCCCAAGACATCCTAACTAAGCTAAAGCCCGATGAAGTGGCTTCGGTAGGCCGCTTGCTTGAGGACACTCACGGAGGCCAACATGGCGAGCAATAG
- a CDS encoding ImmA/IrrE family metallo-endopeptidase, producing MLRETDTTKAPVPVFDIARRLGVVLRVGPLPEELSGFLVREGGKVVIGVNSLHPKQRQAFTVAHELGHLRLHRDDSFVDRGFSFYFRNQRSSQAVDQKEVQANQFAAELLMPAHLLEPLLNGRSVDVGDEHFISSLAKQFQVSSQAMTFRLINLGKAKRDTGN from the coding sequence GTGCTGCGTGAAACCGACACGACGAAGGCGCCGGTACCTGTCTTCGATATTGCCCGAAGGCTTGGGGTTGTTCTTCGCGTCGGCCCTCTTCCTGAAGAGCTGAGTGGTTTCTTAGTCCGCGAAGGCGGGAAAGTGGTCATCGGAGTGAATAGCCTTCATCCAAAGCAGCGGCAAGCGTTTACCGTGGCTCACGAACTTGGGCATTTGAGGCTTCACCGCGACGATAGCTTCGTCGATCGAGGGTTTTCGTTCTACTTTCGAAACCAACGATCAAGTCAGGCTGTCGATCAGAAAGAAGTCCAGGCAAATCAGTTTGCCGCTGAGCTGCTGATGCCAGCGCATCTGCTAGAGCCCCTGCTCAACGGAAGGTCTGTCGACGTCGGCGATGAGCATTTCATCAGTTCTCTCGCCAAGCAGTTCCAAGTGAGCAGCCAGGCAATGACCTTCCGACTCATAAACCTGGGAAAGGCCAAGCGAGATACTGGAAACTGA